Proteins from a genomic interval of Scomber japonicus isolate fScoJap1 chromosome 10, fScoJap1.pri, whole genome shotgun sequence:
- the ctnnb1 gene encoding catenin beta-1, which yields MASQADLMELDMAMEPDRKAAVSHWQQQSYLDSGIHSGATTTAPSLSGKGNPEEDDVDNQVMYEWEQGFNQNFAQEQVQDLDGQYAMTRAQRVRAAMFPETLEEGMQIPSTQYDTANPTNVQRLAEPSQMLKHAVVNLINYQDDAELATRAIPELTKLLNDEDQVVVNKAAVMVHQLSKKEASRHAIMRSPQMVSAIVRTMQNTNDVETARCTAGTLHNLSHHREGLLAIFKSGGIPALVKMLGSPVDSVLFYAITTLHNLLLHQEGAKMAVRLAGGLQKMVALLNKTNVKFLAITTDCLQILAYGNQESKLIILASGGPQALVNIMRTYTYEKLLWTTSRVLKVLSVCSSNKPAIVEAGGMQALGLHLTDPSQRLVQNCLWTLRNLSDAATKQEGMEGLLGTLVQLLGSDDINVVTCAAGILSNLTCNNYKNKMMVCQVGGIEALVRTVLRAGDREDITEPAICALRHLTSRHQDAEMAQNAVRLHYGLPVVVKLLHPPSHWPLIKATVGLIRNLALCPANHAPLREQGAIPRLVQLLVRAHQDTQRRTSMGGTQQQFVEGVRMEEIVEGCTGALHILARDVHNRIVIRGLNTIPLFVQLLYSPIENIQRVAAGVLCELAQDKEAAEAIEAEGATAPLTELLHSRNEGVATYAAAVLFRMSEDKPQDYKKRLSVELTSSLFRTEPMAWNETGELGLDIGAQGEPLGYRQEDPSYRSFHSGGYGGDSMGMEPMMDHDLGGGHHPGQDYPPVEGLPDLGHTQELIEGLPPGDSNQLAWFDTDL from the exons ATGGCTTCCCAGG CTGATCTGATGGAGCTCGACATGGCCATGGAGCCAGACCGTAAGGCGGCAGTCAGTCACTGGCAGCAGCAGTCCTACCTGGATTCAGGCATCCATTCAGGGGCCACCACAACAGCTCCCTCCCTGAGTGGGAAAGGCAACCCTGAGGAAGATGATGTTGACAACCAGGTCATGTATGAGTGGGAGCAGGGCTTCAACCAGAATTTCGCCCAGGAACAAGTACAAG ACCTTGATGGCCAATATGCCATGACACGTGCCCAGCGGGTGCGTGCAGCAATGTTTCCAGAGACTCTTGAGGAGGGCATGCAGATCCCCTCTACACAGTATGACACAGCAAACCCCACCAATGTCCAGAGGCTGGCAGAGCCCTCGCAAATGCTCAAACATGCTGTGGTCAATCTGATCAACTATCAAGATGACGCTGAACTGGCAACCAGAGCCATACCAGAACTCACCAAACTACTCAACGATGAGGACCAG GTCGTAGTAAACAAAGCAGCAGTGATGGTCCACCAGCTGTCAAAGAAAGAAGCTTCGCGTCACGCCATCATGCGCTCCCCTCAGATGGTGTCTGCCATCGTCAGGACCATGCAGAACACAAACGATGTGGAGACAGCTCGCTGTACTGCAGGAACACTGCACAACCTGTCCCATCACAGAGAGGGACTGCTGGCCATCTTCAAGTCTGGAGGAATACCAGCTCTAGTTAAAATGCTTGG TTCACCAGTGGACTCTGTCCTGTTCTATGCCATTACCACCCTCCACAACCTCCTCCTGCACCAGGAAGGAGCCAAGATGGCTGTCCGTTTGGCTGGCGGTCTACAGAAAATGGTGGCTCTGCTCAACAAGACCAATGTTAAGTTCCTGGCCATCACCACAGACTGTCTCCAAATTCTGGCCTATGGAAACCAGGAAAGCAAG TTGATCATTCTGGCCAGTGGTGGACCCCAGGCATTGGTCAACATCATGAGAACTTATACCTACGAGAAGCTTCTGTGGACCACAAGCCGAGTGCTCAAAGTTCTGTCAGTGTGCTCCAGTAACAAGCCCGCCATTGTAGAAGCAG GAGGCATGCAGGCTCTGGGACTCCACCTGACAGACCCCAGCCAGAGACTGGTCCAGAACTGTCTCTGGACTCTCAGGAACTTATCCGATGCTGCCACCAAACAG gaggggatggagggtCTGCTAGGAACTCTGGTTCAACTGCTCGGCAGTGACGACATTAATGTGGTGACCTGTGCTGCTGGCATCCTGTCCAACCTGACCTGTAACAACTACAAGAACAAGATGATGGTCTGCCAG GTTGGAGGGATTGAGGCGTTGGTTCGCACAGTGCTGCGGGCTGGAGACAGAGAAGACATCACAGAACCTGCTATCTGTGCACTACGTCACCTCACATCTCGACATCAGGACGCTGAGATGGCACAGAATGCAGTCAGACTGCACTACGGCCTGCCGGTGGTCGTCAAATTGCTGCATCCGCCGTCACACTGGCCACTTATTAag GCTACAGTCGGTCTGATCCGTAACCTGGCTCTGTGCCCTGCCAACCATGCCCCTCTGAGGGAGCAGGGAGCCATCCCCAGACTGGTTCAGCTGCTGGTCAGAGCACACcaagacacacagagacgcaCCAGCATGGGAGGCACACAGCAACAGTTTGTG GAGGGAGTTCGTATGGAAGAGATTGTGGAGGGCTGCACAGGAGCACTTCACATCCTGGCCAGAGACGTCCACAACAGAATAGTTATCAGAGGACTAAACACCATTCCACTCTTTGTACAG ctgttGTATTCTCCCATCGAGAACATCCAGCGTGTAGCAGCGGGCGTCCTGTGTGAGCTGGCCCAGGATAAAGAGGCTGCTGAGGCCATCGAGGCTGAGGGAGCCACCGCCCCTCTCACAGAGCTGTTGCACAGCCGCAATGAAGGAGTTG CCACCTACGCTGCAGCAGTTTTGTTCCGTATGTCTGAGGACAAACCCCAAGACTACAAGAAACGCCTCTCTGTAGAACTCACCAGCTCGCTCTTCAGGACAGAACCAATGGCCTGGAACGAG ACCGGAGAGCTGGGTTTGGATATCGGAGCTCAGGGAGAGCCTCTAGGCTACAGACAGGAAG ACCCAAGCTACCGTTCCTTCCATTCGGGAGGTTACGGAGGGGACTCGATGGGTATGGAGCCCATGATGGACCATGATCTGGGTGGGGGCCACCATCCTGGCCAGGACTATCCCCCAGTAGAGGGGCTGCCTGACCTGGGACACACCCAGGAACTGATAGAGGGCCTGCCACCCGGTGACTCCAACCAACTGGCCTGGTTTGATACCGACTTGTAA